A window from Dermacentor albipictus isolate Rhodes 1998 colony chromosome 10, USDA_Dalb.pri_finalv2, whole genome shotgun sequence encodes these proteins:
- the LOC135907377 gene encoding uncharacterized protein isoform X1, giving the protein MNDISEARKCDSTLSQRKSRTLSAPTTPTGPAEMRSGGPVEKSQATAVAVPSKRSMQTSSRSTTQVTSKVTPKSQDSQVPVKMNDGRDIVAVASARTEIVGKSVEAPAANADEVDKAVNAGTMVGETSVVDTALQLICPGPQGTAASKYNASAQCLHRLHYRLGLQRHTIGSGKVQRHAMYLQAFSLRLAYEGLLASFGQEALTDESRMLWPEAQKTFFMRFCLLSCNSDQKPNPLSPRAGCLLPLHAMPEFTPRRCTQCTPNSYQARSPVCVAIMRTSNMASGAAPLPVLLSPKRI; this is encoded by the exons ATGAATGACATTTCAGAAGCAAGGAAATGCGATTCGACCCTTTCACAGAGAAAAAGCAGAACCTTGTCCGCACCGACGACACCAACAGGACCAGCAGAAATGCGAAGCGGAGGCCCAGTCGAGAAATCGCAAGCGACTGCAGTGGCCGTCCCTTCCAAGAGGTCAATGCAGACGTCAAGCAGGTCCACTACCCAAGTGACCTCAAAGGTGACACCGAAGTCGCAAGATTCCCAGGTTCCTGTAAAAATGAACGATGGCCGTGACATTGTAGCTGTCGCTTCGGCGAGAACGGAAATTGTAGGCAAATCAGTAGAAG CTCCTGCTGCCAATGCCGATGAGGTAGACAAGGCCGTCAATGCGGGAACCATGGTTGGGGAGACTTCTGTGGTT GACACCGCATTGCAGCTTATCTGCCCTGGGCCACAAGGGACAGCCGCGAGCAAATACAACGCGAGCGCCCAGTGCCTGCACCGGCTGCACTACCGACTTGGTCTGCAGCGCCACACCATCGGCAGCGGCAAAGTGCAGCGTCACGCCATGTACCTCCAGGCCTTCAGCTTGCGGCTGGCCTACGAGGGCCTGCTTGCGAGCTTCGGACAAGAGGCCCTCACCGACGAGTCCCGCATGCTGTGGCCCGAGGCGCAGAAGACGTTCTTCATGCGCTTCTGTCTCCTGTCTTGTAACAGCGACCAGAAGCCCAATCCGCTGTCCCCTCGAGCTGGTTGCCTTTTGCCGCTGCACGCCATGCCGGAGTTcaccccgcggcgctgcacacaatgtaccccgaacagTTACCAAGCCCGGAGTCCCGTCTGTGTGGCGATTATGCGAACTTCGAACATGGCCtctggggctgcgcctctgccggtcctcctttcacccaagaggataTGA
- the LOC135907377 gene encoding uncharacterized protein isoform X3 — protein sequence MRFDPFTEKKQNLVRTDDTNRTSRNAKRRPSREIASDCSGRPFQEVNADVKQVHYPSDLKAPAANADEVDKAVNAGTMVGETSVVDTALQLICPGPQGTAASKYNASAQCLHRLHYRLGLQRHTIGSGKVQRHAMYLQAFSLRLAYEGLLASFGQEALTDESRMLWPEAQKTFFMRFCLLSCNSDQKPNPLSPRAGCLLPLHAMPEFTPRRCTQCTPNSYQARSPVCVAIMRTSNMASGAAPLPVLLSPKRI from the exons ATGCGATTCGACCCTTTCACAGAGAAAAAGCAGAACCTTGTCCGCACCGACGACACCAACAGGACCAGCAGAAATGCGAAGCGGAGGCCCAGTCGAGAAATCGCAAGCGACTGCAGTGGCCGTCCCTTCCAAGAGGTCAATGCAGACGTCAAGCAGGTCCACTACCCAAGTGACCTCAAAG CTCCTGCTGCCAATGCCGATGAGGTAGACAAGGCCGTCAATGCGGGAACCATGGTTGGGGAGACTTCTGTGGTT GACACCGCATTGCAGCTTATCTGCCCTGGGCCACAAGGGACAGCCGCGAGCAAATACAACGCGAGCGCCCAGTGCCTGCACCGGCTGCACTACCGACTTGGTCTGCAGCGCCACACCATCGGCAGCGGCAAAGTGCAGCGTCACGCCATGTACCTCCAGGCCTTCAGCTTGCGGCTGGCCTACGAGGGCCTGCTTGCGAGCTTCGGACAAGAGGCCCTCACCGACGAGTCCCGCATGCTGTGGCCCGAGGCGCAGAAGACGTTCTTCATGCGCTTCTGTCTCCTGTCTTGTAACAGCGACCAGAAGCCCAATCCGCTGTCCCCTCGAGCTGGTTGCCTTTTGCCGCTGCACGCCATGCCGGAGTTcaccccgcggcgctgcacacaatgtaccccgaacagTTACCAAGCCCGGAGTCCCGTCTGTGTGGCGATTATGCGAACTTCGAACATGGCCtctggggctgcgcctctgccggtcctcctttcacccaagaggataTGA
- the LOC135907377 gene encoding uncharacterized protein isoform X2 gives MNDISEARKCDSTLSQRKSRTLSAPTTPTGPAEMRSGGPVEKSQATAVAVPSKRSMQTSSRSTTQVTSKVTPKSQDSQVPVKMNDGRDIVAVASARTEIVGKSVEAPAANADEVDKAVNAGTMVGETSVVVAKASDYRTGAPDGGMGQNRCAYRGGGVTANWEKTGPKRSTGSTFPRSFYRHRIAAYLPWATRDSREQIQRERPVPAPAALPTWSAAPHHRQRQSAASRHVPPGLQLAAGLRGPACELRTRGPHRRVPHAVARGAEDVLHALLSPVL, from the exons ATGAATGACATTTCAGAAGCAAGGAAATGCGATTCGACCCTTTCACAGAGAAAAAGCAGAACCTTGTCCGCACCGACGACACCAACAGGACCAGCAGAAATGCGAAGCGGAGGCCCAGTCGAGAAATCGCAAGCGACTGCAGTGGCCGTCCCTTCCAAGAGGTCAATGCAGACGTCAAGCAGGTCCACTACCCAAGTGACCTCAAAGGTGACACCGAAGTCGCAAGATTCCCAGGTTCCTGTAAAAATGAACGATGGCCGTGACATTGTAGCTGTCGCTTCGGCGAGAACGGAAATTGTAGGCAAATCAGTAGAAG CTCCTGCTGCCAATGCCGATGAGGTAGACAAGGCCGTCAATGCGGGAACCATGGTTGGGGAGACTTCTGTGGTT GTCGCCAAGGCATCAGATTACCGTACGGGTGCTCCCGATGGCGGCATGGGACAGAATCGATGCGCCTACCGTGGCGGTGGCGTAACCGCAAATTGGGAGAAGACGGGCCCCAAGAGAAGCACTGGTTCCACGTTTCCCCGGTCTTTCTACC GACACCGCATTGCAGCTTATCTGCCCTGGGCCACAAGGGACAGCCGCGAGCAAATACAACGCGAGCGCCCAGTGCCTGCACCGGCTGCACTACCGACTTGGTCTGCAGCGCCACACCATCGGCAGCGGCAAAGTGCAGCGTCACGCCATGTACCTCCAGGCCTTCAGCTTGCGGCTGGCCTACGAGGGCCTGCTTGCGAGCTTCGGACAAGAGGCCCTCACCGACGAGTCCCGCATGCTGTGGCCCGAGGCGCAGAAGACGTTCTTCATGCGCTTCTGTCTCCTGTCTTGTAA
- the LOC139050299 gene encoding vitellogenin-A2-like gives MHGAKRSSDSIDGVQITPEVGTADVKQARSKDSRLVSPAPKKPSVATTTGGHSEAGTRSSNPSDGFAAASLDGASAALPQHSRPRKKNLSSSTSKASLTTSSTSKKRPRTAELQKTAQLSSSSSSSSSVTPGKEQEPQVSSVLQSNAAESTTKPKPKHEHTG, from the coding sequence ATGCATGGTGCGAAGCGTTCTTCAGATTCCATAGATGGGGTGCAGATTACGCCCGAAGTTGGAACAGCTGACGTAAAGCAGGCAAGATCCAAGGACTCGCGCCTGGTGAGTCCAGCGCCGAAGAAACCTAGCGTCGCCACTACCACTGGAGGACACTCGGAAGCCGGTACTCGTTCAAGCAACCCCAGCGATGGCTTCGCAGCCGCCAGCTTGGACGGAGCCTCTGCAGCGTTGCCACAACATTCAAGGCCCCGAAAGAAAAACCTCTCGTCTTCGACGTCCAAGGCTTCTTTGACGACTTCTTCGACGTCGAAGAAGCGACCCAGAACAGCCGAGTTGCAGAAGACAGCGcagttgtcatcgtcgtcgtcgtcgtcgtcgtcagtgACGCCCGGAAAAGAGCAAGAACCTCAAGTCAGCTCCGTACTACAGTCTAACGCTGCGGAAAGTACCACCAAGCCTAAGCCTAAGCACGAGCACACCGGGTGA